In a genomic window of Punica granatum isolate Tunisia-2019 chromosome 6, ASM765513v2, whole genome shotgun sequence:
- the LOC116210926 gene encoding nucleobase-ascorbate transporter 6-like isoform X1, with the protein MLINLAKLFLRNLLLAGCSSIFADSMSALSERVKRSRRRRSMAGGGGAAPPPKQEELQPHPVKEQLPSISYCITSPPPWPEAILLGFQHYLVMLGTTVLIPASLVPQMGGGNEEKAKMIQTILFVAGLNTLFQTLFGTRLPAVIGASYTFVPTTISIILAGRYSNILNPQEKFEKIMRGTQGALIVSSTLQIVVGFSGLWRNVTRFLSPLSAVPLVALSGFGLYELGFPVLAKCVEIGLPQLILLIIFSQFIPHMIRGERHVFDRFAVIFSVIIVWVYAHLLTVGGAYKNTGPKTQQSCRTDRAGIIGAAPWIRFPYPFQWGAPTFDAGESFAMMAASFVALVESTGAFIAVSRYASATPLPPSILSRGVGWQGVGILASGIFGTGIGSSVAVENAGLLALTRVGSRRVVQISAGFMIFFSILGKFGAVFASIPAPIVAALYCLFFAYVGSAGLGFLQFCNLNSFRTKFILGFSIFMGLSIPQYFNEYTAVNGYGPVHTGARWFNDMINVPFSSEAFVAGLLALFLDAMLHHKKDSATKRDRGMHWWERFRSFKTDTRSEEFYSLPFNLNKFFPSV; encoded by the exons ATGCTCATCAACTTGGCAAAGCTCTTCCTCCGCAATCTACTCCTTGCTGGGTGttcttcaatttttgctgATTCTATGTCTGCGTTGAG TGAGAGAGTGAA gaggagcagaagaagaagaagtatgGCAGGAGGTGGAGGAGCAGCACCACCACCAAAACAGGAGGAGCTGCAGCCACATCCGGTGAAGGAGCAGCTTCCCAGCATCTCTTACTGCATCACCAGTCCCCCTCCTTGGC CGGAAGCTATTCTTCTTGGGTTCCAACATTATCTGGTCATGCTAGGCACAACTGTCCTCATTCCTGCTTCACTTGTTCCTCAGATGGGAGGAGGCAAT GAGGAAAAGGCAAAGATGATTCAGACAATACTCTTCGTAGCGGGTCTCAACACTTTGTTTCAGACTCTATTTGGGACACGTTTACCAGCTGTTATAGGCGCTTCATATACCTTCGTGCCCACCACCATCTCGATCATACTTGCTGGCAGATACAGCAACATTCTGAATCCTCAGGAG AAATTCGAGAAGATAATGCGAGGAACTCAAGGAGCGTTAATTGTTTCCTCAACTCTTCAGATTGTTGTTGGCTTCAGTGGCCTGTGGCGAAACGTCACAAG ATTCCTGAGCCCACTCTCAGCTGTCCCATTGGTTGCCCTCTCAGGATTTGGGCTGTATGAGCTTGGGTTTCCCGTG CTTGCAAAATGTGTGGAGATCGGGTTGCCTCAGCTGATCCTACTGATCATCTTTTCTCAG TTCATTCCTCATATGATACGTGGGGAGAGGCATGTCTTCGATCGCTTTGCCGTTATATTCTCGGTGATAATTGTTTGGGTGTATGCTCATCTGCTCACCGTGGGTGGGGCCTATAAGAATACAGGCCCTAAGACTCAACAAAGTTGCCGAACTGATCGTGCTGGAATTATCGGTGCAGCTCCATG GATAAGATTCCCTTATCCATTCCAATGGGGAGCCCCGACTTTTGATGCTGGAGAGTCGTTCGCAATGATGGCTGCTTCATTTGTTGCACTTGTGGAG TCAACTGGTGCCTTCATTGCTGTGTCAAGATATGCGAGTGCAACTCCATTGCCGCCTTCCATTCTTAGCCGTGGCGTTGGTTGGCAG GGAGTGGGCATTTTGGCCAGCGGGATATTCGGAACTGGAATCGGATCATCAGTTGCTGT GGAGAATGCTGGTCTTCTAGCCCTGACGCGTGTTGGCAGCAGACGGGTTGTCCAAATATCGGCTGGTTTCATGATATTTTTCTCAATCCTTG GGAAGTTTGGGGCTGTCTTTGCTTCGATTCCTGCACCTATCGTTGCGGCTCTCTACTGCCTCTTCTTTGCCTATGTTG GTTCGGCGGGTCTCGGCTTTCTTCAGTTCTGCAACCTGAACAGCTTCAGGACGAAGTTCATCTTAGGCTTCTCCATCTTCATGGGCCTGTCCATCCCCCAGTACTTCAACGAGTACACGGCAGTTAATGGTTATGGTCCAGTCCACACTGGCGCAAGATGG TTCAACGACATGATCAATGTCCCTTTCTCATCCGAGGCGTTTGTTGCGGGACTGCTGGCATTATTCCTAGATGCCATGCTTCACCATAAGAAGGACTCGGCGACTAAGAGAGACAGGGGAATGCACTGGTGGGAGAGGTTCCGCTCGTTCAAGACAGATACGAGAAGCGAGGAGTTCTATTCCCTGCCCTTTAATCTGAACAAGTTCTTCCCCTCGGTTTGA
- the LOC116210926 gene encoding nucleobase-ascorbate transporter 6-like isoform X2, with protein sequence MAGGGGAAPPPKQEELQPHPVKEQLPSISYCITSPPPWPEAILLGFQHYLVMLGTTVLIPASLVPQMGGGNEEKAKMIQTILFVAGLNTLFQTLFGTRLPAVIGASYTFVPTTISIILAGRYSNILNPQEKFEKIMRGTQGALIVSSTLQIVVGFSGLWRNVTRFLSPLSAVPLVALSGFGLYELGFPVLAKCVEIGLPQLILLIIFSQFIPHMIRGERHVFDRFAVIFSVIIVWVYAHLLTVGGAYKNTGPKTQQSCRTDRAGIIGAAPWIRFPYPFQWGAPTFDAGESFAMMAASFVALVESTGAFIAVSRYASATPLPPSILSRGVGWQGVGILASGIFGTGIGSSVAVENAGLLALTRVGSRRVVQISAGFMIFFSILGKFGAVFASIPAPIVAALYCLFFAYVGSAGLGFLQFCNLNSFRTKFILGFSIFMGLSIPQYFNEYTAVNGYGPVHTGARWFNDMINVPFSSEAFVAGLLALFLDAMLHHKKDSATKRDRGMHWWERFRSFKTDTRSEEFYSLPFNLNKFFPSV encoded by the exons atgGCAGGAGGTGGAGGAGCAGCACCACCACCAAAACAGGAGGAGCTGCAGCCACATCCGGTGAAGGAGCAGCTTCCCAGCATCTCTTACTGCATCACCAGTCCCCCTCCTTGGC CGGAAGCTATTCTTCTTGGGTTCCAACATTATCTGGTCATGCTAGGCACAACTGTCCTCATTCCTGCTTCACTTGTTCCTCAGATGGGAGGAGGCAAT GAGGAAAAGGCAAAGATGATTCAGACAATACTCTTCGTAGCGGGTCTCAACACTTTGTTTCAGACTCTATTTGGGACACGTTTACCAGCTGTTATAGGCGCTTCATATACCTTCGTGCCCACCACCATCTCGATCATACTTGCTGGCAGATACAGCAACATTCTGAATCCTCAGGAG AAATTCGAGAAGATAATGCGAGGAACTCAAGGAGCGTTAATTGTTTCCTCAACTCTTCAGATTGTTGTTGGCTTCAGTGGCCTGTGGCGAAACGTCACAAG ATTCCTGAGCCCACTCTCAGCTGTCCCATTGGTTGCCCTCTCAGGATTTGGGCTGTATGAGCTTGGGTTTCCCGTG CTTGCAAAATGTGTGGAGATCGGGTTGCCTCAGCTGATCCTACTGATCATCTTTTCTCAG TTCATTCCTCATATGATACGTGGGGAGAGGCATGTCTTCGATCGCTTTGCCGTTATATTCTCGGTGATAATTGTTTGGGTGTATGCTCATCTGCTCACCGTGGGTGGGGCCTATAAGAATACAGGCCCTAAGACTCAACAAAGTTGCCGAACTGATCGTGCTGGAATTATCGGTGCAGCTCCATG GATAAGATTCCCTTATCCATTCCAATGGGGAGCCCCGACTTTTGATGCTGGAGAGTCGTTCGCAATGATGGCTGCTTCATTTGTTGCACTTGTGGAG TCAACTGGTGCCTTCATTGCTGTGTCAAGATATGCGAGTGCAACTCCATTGCCGCCTTCCATTCTTAGCCGTGGCGTTGGTTGGCAG GGAGTGGGCATTTTGGCCAGCGGGATATTCGGAACTGGAATCGGATCATCAGTTGCTGT GGAGAATGCTGGTCTTCTAGCCCTGACGCGTGTTGGCAGCAGACGGGTTGTCCAAATATCGGCTGGTTTCATGATATTTTTCTCAATCCTTG GGAAGTTTGGGGCTGTCTTTGCTTCGATTCCTGCACCTATCGTTGCGGCTCTCTACTGCCTCTTCTTTGCCTATGTTG GTTCGGCGGGTCTCGGCTTTCTTCAGTTCTGCAACCTGAACAGCTTCAGGACGAAGTTCATCTTAGGCTTCTCCATCTTCATGGGCCTGTCCATCCCCCAGTACTTCAACGAGTACACGGCAGTTAATGGTTATGGTCCAGTCCACACTGGCGCAAGATGG TTCAACGACATGATCAATGTCCCTTTCTCATCCGAGGCGTTTGTTGCGGGACTGCTGGCATTATTCCTAGATGCCATGCTTCACCATAAGAAGGACTCGGCGACTAAGAGAGACAGGGGAATGCACTGGTGGGAGAGGTTCCGCTCGTTCAAGACAGATACGAGAAGCGAGGAGTTCTATTCCCTGCCCTTTAATCTGAACAAGTTCTTCCCCTCGGTTTGA
- the LOC116210090 gene encoding uncharacterized protein LOC116210090, protein MGNCQAVDAAVLVIQHPSGRIERLYWSVAASEVMRTNPGHYVSLIIPLPPSSDQDNAEKGEQDKKPVRFTRVKLLRPNETLNLGHAYRLVTSQEVMKVLKAKKYAKMKEKRPESGEKQTVERNRTIDNEGDRQKAENSNTGKEKKTNLEKTSQDLNHGRQRPRMAPWRPTLQSIAEGGR, encoded by the exons ATGGGAAATTGCCAAGCGGTGGATGCGGCTGTGCTAGTGATCCAGCACCCGAGCGGGCGGATTGAGAGGCTGTACTGGTCCGTGGCAGCTAGCGAGGTCATGAGGACGAACCCGGGCCACTATGTCTCTCTTATCATCCCCTTGCCACCGTCGTCAGACCAGGATAATGCGGAAAAGGGTGAACAGGATAAGAAGCCCGTGAGGTTCACCCGCGTGAAGCTCCTCCGTCCGAACGAGACTCTCAACCTGGGCCATGCCTATCGCCTCGTCACCTCCCAAG AGGTGATGAAGGTCTTGAAGGCCAAGAAGTATGCAAAGATGAAGGAGAAGAGACCGGAATCGGGTGAGAAACAGACCGTGGAGCGTAACCGTACCATTGATAATGAGGGAGATCGTCAGAAAGCAGAGAACTCTAACACcgggaaggagaagaagaccaACCTCGAG AAAACATCTCAGGATTTGAACCACGGAAGGCAGAGACCGAGGATGGCACCATGGCGCCCAACTTTGCAGAGTATTGCTGAGGGCGGGCGCTGA